The nucleotide sequence ACCTTCATGGCCGCCACCCTTACCCCCGGCGACACGGTGGTGGTGGTCGATCCCCGCTACCAGTCGCTTTCCGACGTGGCCCAAAGCCTTGGCGCGCGCGTCCTGCCCTGGCGGCTGGACCCGGCCCGGGGTTTCGCCCCGGACCTGGGCGAACTGCAGGCCCTGCTGGCCGAGCCGACGGTCAAGGCCTTGGTGGTCAATTTCCCCCACAATCCGACGGGCTATATGCCCGCGCCCGAGGATTTCGCGGCCATCCTGGCGGCGGCGGCCGCGCGCGGGGTGCGTGTTTTTTCCGACGAGGTCTACCGCTGCTCCGAAGCCGAGGGGGTCGCTCCCCTGCCCGCCGCCTGCGACCTTGATCCCCGGGCGGTGTCGCTGGGGGTGCTGTCCAAATCCTACGGCTTGGCCGGGCTTCGGGTGGGTTGGGCAGCCTGCCGCGACCGGGAACTGCTTGCCCGCATGGCCTCGGTCAAGGACTACCTGTCCATCTGCGGTTCGGCCCCGTCGGAATACCTGGCGACCTGCGCCCTGGCCGCCGGGGGCAAGCTCCTTGCCCGCATGGCCGGCATCCTGGAGCCGAATCGGCGCGCCCTCACGGAGTTCTTCACGTCCCGGGCCGATCTGTTCGATTTCACGCCCCCGCGCGGCGGCCTGACCGCTTTCCCGGCCCTGCGCCAGGGATCGACCGACGCCTTCTGCCAGGCGCTGCTCGAAGCGACCGGCGTGCTGCTCCTGCCCGGCAGCCTCTACGGCGACGCCTGGGCCAAACATTTTCGCATCGGTTTTGGCCGGGTCGATTTCCGGCAAAATTGCGAACGCCTGGCCGGGTTTTGCCAAAATTGGAACCCCGCCCAGGGTTCCTGACAGGGGCCAAGCTCCCGGTTTTCGAGCGGCCGAGTCTTGAATTTTGTTGAAGATTCGGCCACAAGAGCGTGACAAACTTTCCCGGCGTTAAGGGTACGTTCCCTTTTTCCTATTAACCGCAGCCACAGGAGTTTTCCATGGTCAAAAAACTCGTCCTGACCCTCGCGCTTGTCGCCATGACGGCCTCCCCGACCCTGGCCAAAACCATCGTTTTCGCCACCGACGCCACCTGGCCGCCCATGGAGTTCGTGAACGCCGACAAGAAGATCACCGGCCTTGCCGTCGATCTTATGGAAGCCGCCGGCAAGGAAGCCGGATTCACCCCGGAATTCAAGGCCGTGGCCTGGGACGGCATCTTCGCCGGTCTGGCCGCCGGCAAGTACGACGCCATCTGCTCCTCGGTCACCATCACCGATGAGCGCAAGAACACCATGGACTTCTCCACCCCGTACATGAAGGTGCGCCA is from Solidesulfovibrio magneticus RS-1 and encodes:
- a CDS encoding pyridoxal phosphate-dependent aminotransferase — encoded protein: MQLPPFRLERFFARHEFTAPHLLCCSDGESLSVGELLDLVPGAADGLSRVHLGYTESKGAPALRQAVADLYESTQPDDVLVHVGAEEAIFTFMAATLTPGDTVVVVDPRYQSLSDVAQSLGARVLPWRLDPARGFAPDLGELQALLAEPTVKALVVNFPHNPTGYMPAPEDFAAILAAAAARGVRVFSDEVYRCSEAEGVAPLPAACDLDPRAVSLGVLSKSYGLAGLRVGWAACRDRELLARMASVKDYLSICGSAPSEYLATCALAAGGKLLARMAGILEPNRRALTEFFTSRADLFDFTPPRGGLTAFPALRQGSTDAFCQALLEATGVLLLPGSLYGDAWAKHFRIGFGRVDFRQNCERLAGFCQNWNPAQGS